One window from the genome of Microcebus murinus isolate Inina chromosome X, M.murinus_Inina_mat1.0, whole genome shotgun sequence encodes:
- the NUDT11 gene encoding diphosphoinositol polyphosphate phosphohydrolase 3-beta isoform X2, producing the protein MKCKPNQTRTYDPEGFKKRAACLCFRSEREDEVLLVSSSRYPDRWIVPGGGMEPEEEPSGAAVREVYEEAGVKGKLGRLLGVFEQNQDRKHRTYVYVLTVTELLEDWEDSVSIGRKREWFKIEDAIKVLQCHKPVHAEYLEKLKLGGSPTNGNSVAPTLPDSDP; encoded by the coding sequence ATGAAGTGCAAGCCGAACCAGACGCGGACCTACGACCCGGAGGGGTTCAAGAAGCGGGCGGCGTGCCTGTGCTTCCGGAGCGAGCGCGAGGACGAGGTGCTGTTAGTGAGTAGCAGCCGGTACCCAGACCGCTGGATCGTGCCGGGCGGGGGCATGGAGCCCGAGGAGGAACCGAGCGGTGCGGCGGTCCGAGAGGTGTACGAAGAGGCGGGAGTCAAGGGGAAGTTAGGCCGGCTCCTGGGCGTATTCGAGCAGAACCAAGATCGCAAGCACAGAACGTACGTGTATGTACTGACTGTCACTGAGCTGCTGGAGGATTGGGAAGATTCGGTTAGCATTGGGAGGAAGCGAGAGTGGTTCAAAATCGAAGATGCCATCAAGGTTCTCCAGTGCCACAAGCCCGTGCATGCCGAATATCTGGAAAAACTAAAGCTGGGCGGTTCCCCAACCAATGGAAACTCCGTGGCCCCGACCCTGCCAGATAGCGATCCCTA
- the NUDT11 gene encoding diphosphoinositol polyphosphate phosphohydrolase 3-beta isoform X1: MKCKPNQTRTYDPEGFKKRAACLCFRSEREDEVLLVSSSRYPDRWIVPGGGMEPEEEPSGAAVREVYEEAGVKGKLGRLLGVFEQNQDRKHRTYVYVLTVTELLEDWEDSVSIGRKREWFKIEDAIKVLQCHKPVHAEYLEKLKLGGSPTNGNSVAPTLPDSDP; this comes from the coding sequence ATGAAGTGCAAGCCGAACCAGACGCGGACCTACGACCCGGAGGGGTTCAAGAAGCGGGCGGCGTGCCTGTGCTTCCGGAGCGAGCGCGAGGACGAGGTGCTGTTAGTGAGTAGCAGCCGGTACCCAGACCGCTGGATCGTGCCGGGCGGGGGCATGGAGCCCGAGGAGGAACCGAGCGGTGCGGCGGTCCGAGAGGTGTACGAAGAGGCGGGAGTCAAGGGGAAGTTAGGCCGGCTCCTGGGCGTATTCGAGCAGAACCAAGATCGCAAGCACAGAACGTACGTGTATGTACTGACTGTCACTGAGCTGCTGGAGGATTGGGAAGATTCGGTTAGCATTGGGAGGAAGCGAGAGTGGTTCAAAATCGAAGATGCCATCAAGGTTCTCCAGTGCCACAAGCCCGTGCATGCCGAATATCTGGAAAAACTAAAGCTGGGCGGTTCCCCAACCAATGGAAACTCCGTGGCCCCGACCCTGCCAGATAGCGATCCCTAG